The following coding sequences lie in one Mucilaginibacter sp. KACC 22773 genomic window:
- a CDS encoding nuclear transport factor 2 family protein: MKITNLPAMGICCIILCAFVPAKANTPMDTLNNKQRVLLFYKLIVGQHKAELIPEFVLENYRQHNPTVAQGRVGITGMINYLKTLPPPPEGAKSPIVRAIQEGDMVVTHLDIQFMGKRMVVIDLFELEKGMLAGHWDAIQEIPDQTGLTITASNGTAEIDTAASAENSKQVVNAFYQAILHKKMPAELLKADYTEHDPAVISTGKALDEYLVTDHNREIKIHRVIAEGDFVVVQSQFKRGGKGFVFYQIFRVEAGKIAEHWSVEQAVPEGVQAAAMF, translated from the coding sequence ATGAAAATTACAAACTTACCGGCAATGGGCATATGCTGCATTATTTTATGCGCGTTTGTTCCGGCCAAAGCAAATACACCTATGGATACCCTAAACAATAAACAAAGAGTACTATTATTTTATAAGCTGATTGTTGGCCAGCACAAAGCCGAACTTATCCCCGAATTTGTGCTGGAAAACTACAGGCAGCATAACCCTACAGTTGCCCAGGGCAGGGTCGGTATTACCGGGATGATCAATTACCTTAAAACCTTGCCTCCGCCGCCTGAAGGGGCCAAATCACCCATTGTAAGGGCCATACAGGAAGGTGACATGGTAGTTACCCACCTTGATATTCAATTCATGGGCAAACGGATGGTTGTTATCGATCTGTTCGAACTCGAAAAAGGTATGCTGGCAGGGCATTGGGATGCCATACAGGAAATACCCGACCAAACCGGGCTAACCATCACCGCATCCAACGGAACCGCCGAAATTGATACTGCCGCATCTGCAGAAAATAGTAAGCAGGTTGTAAACGCATTTTATCAGGCTATCCTCCATAAAAAGATGCCCGCTGAATTGCTTAAGGCTGATTATACAGAACATGATCCCGCCGTTATAAGCACTGGTAAAGCATTGGATGAATACCTGGTGACCGACCACAACCGCGAAATAAAAATTCACCGCGTTATTGCCGAGGGCGATTTTGTTGTGGTTCAATCGCAATTTAAAAGAGGAGGGAAGGGGTTTGTATTTTACCAGATTTTCAGGGTTGAGGCCGGTAAAATAGCCGAGCACTGGAGCGTGGAGCAGGCTGTACCGGAAGGTGTGCAAGCAGCGGCTATGTTTTAA
- a CDS encoding flavin reductase family protein, whose product MRLKTIDASSLTPAEMQGYLHYAIAPRPICFASTINKNGEVNLSPFSFFNVFSINPPICVFSPASRARDNTTKHTLENVLEVPECVINIVNYEMVQQTYLTSMDYPKGVNEFSKAGFTELASETVKPPRVAESAVQLECVVNDVISLGKKGGAGNLVIAEVKRIHINENILDANGQIDPHKIDLVARLGGDWYCRVTSDNLFKIAKPIDNAGIGIGVDAFPKEVKNSSVLTGNNLGLLGLVKTLPSDDEVAAFSKTDEMKELLDATTDSHPRTIRLHLKARHLLDNGRVMDAWKVLLM is encoded by the coding sequence ATGAGGTTAAAAACTATTGATGCGTCATCATTAACACCGGCGGAAATGCAGGGTTATTTGCACTATGCCATTGCACCCCGGCCGATATGTTTTGCATCCACCATTAATAAAAACGGCGAGGTTAATTTAAGTCCGTTTAGTTTTTTTAATGTGTTTAGTATCAACCCTCCGATATGCGTTTTTTCGCCGGCAAGCAGGGCGCGGGATAACACCACTAAGCATACGCTTGAAAACGTTTTGGAAGTACCTGAATGTGTGATTAATATTGTGAACTATGAAATGGTTCAACAAACCTATTTAACCAGTATGGATTACCCGAAAGGAGTAAATGAGTTTTCGAAAGCGGGGTTTACTGAATTGGCTTCGGAGACAGTAAAGCCACCCAGGGTAGCGGAATCGGCCGTTCAATTGGAATGTGTAGTGAATGATGTGATATCGTTAGGAAAAAAAGGAGGAGCAGGTAATTTGGTTATTGCAGAGGTGAAACGAATTCATATCAATGAAAATATTTTGGATGCTAATGGCCAAATAGACCCTCATAAAATAGATTTGGTGGCGCGTTTAGGCGGTGATTGGTATTGCAGGGTAACCAGCGATAATTTATTTAAAATTGCCAAACCAATAGATAATGCCGGAATAGGTATCGGCGTAGATGCTTTTCCTAAAGAGGTTAAAAACTCCAGCGTATTAACCGGGAATAATTTGGGGTTATTGGGGCTTGTTAAAACGCTGCCATCCGACGATGAGGTAGCAGCCTTTAGCAAAACCGATGAAATGAAAGAACTGCTTGATGCTACCACCGACAGCCACCCTCGCACCATACGCCTGCATTTAAAAGCCAGGCATTTGTTAGATAACGGCCGCGTAATGGATGCATGGAAAGTGTTGTTGATGTAG
- a CDS encoding GH35 family beta-galactosidase, translated as MNLKITLASVAFAIWIASAFAQNPAIPHLETKGTTKQLIVNGKPFLVLGGELHNSSTSGVSYMATLWDKMKKKNLNTVIAPVYWELLEPEQEKFDFTLVDSMIHGARSKGLHLVVLWFGSWKNGYSMYTPAWIKGNTEKYPRAKDKDGNSYEMLSALYPASQNADARAFKTLMHHIKEVDGKYQTVIAMQIENEMGLFGSPRDYCKVANEEYERGVPTDLMTYMSGNKEKLQPELDSAWRANGYKTNGTWEAVFGKSKFEKKDLSVLSYLPEELFSVYHYAKYTGAVAAAGKSEYPIPMYVNCWIKQAMTSYPGKYPSGGPTPHTLDLWRAVAPAIDFISPDIYVPLKSARLTMEQYKRPGNPLFIPEYRPGAQSATEAFWAYGQLDAICFSPFGIDDLEPEEDEITKTYEVLNLAKDKILENRGKGNMLGIYLDSTDREQQFDLNGYHIKVSFGGASNAEMANIAVGVKIKKEQVAGGLIIANGPDEFIVIGKNMSFKLQPITPDIKKSLLDVEFMDEGYFKEGKWITTRRLNGDEGTGGGDYGFGFMNNKNAYIKFQRQKGDKYSLLRFKISKYN; from the coding sequence ATGAACTTAAAAATAACCTTAGCCTCCGTCGCGTTTGCGATTTGGATAGCTTCTGCTTTTGCTCAAAATCCCGCGATACCACATCTGGAAACAAAGGGAACTACCAAACAATTGATTGTTAACGGTAAACCATTCCTGGTATTGGGAGGCGAACTTCACAATTCCAGTACATCCGGCGTTTCCTACATGGCCACGCTCTGGGACAAAATGAAGAAAAAAAATTTAAATACGGTGATCGCCCCGGTTTATTGGGAGTTGTTGGAACCTGAGCAGGAGAAATTTGATTTCACCTTGGTGGATAGTATGATCCATGGTGCACGAAGCAAGGGCCTGCATTTAGTGGTCTTATGGTTTGGCAGTTGGAAAAACGGATATTCTATGTACACACCAGCCTGGATAAAGGGCAATACAGAAAAATATCCAAGGGCTAAGGACAAAGACGGAAATTCCTATGAAATGCTTTCCGCCCTGTATCCTGCATCACAAAATGCCGATGCCAGGGCGTTCAAAACGCTTATGCACCATATTAAGGAAGTTGATGGCAAATATCAGACAGTAATTGCCATGCAGATCGAAAATGAGATGGGATTGTTTGGTTCACCCCGTGATTACTGCAAAGTGGCCAATGAAGAATATGAGCGTGGGGTGCCCACTGACCTGATGACATATATGTCAGGCAACAAAGAAAAATTACAGCCTGAGTTAGATAGTGCATGGAGGGCTAATGGTTATAAAACAAACGGCACATGGGAAGCCGTTTTCGGTAAAAGCAAGTTTGAAAAGAAAGATCTGTCCGTGTTGTCCTATTTGCCCGAAGAATTATTTTCGGTTTATCATTATGCCAAATATACCGGGGCCGTTGCTGCAGCGGGGAAAAGTGAGTACCCCATCCCCATGTATGTTAATTGCTGGATAAAACAAGCGATGACAAGCTATCCTGGTAAATATCCGAGCGGAGGCCCCACGCCTCATACCCTGGATCTTTGGCGGGCTGTAGCTCCTGCAATCGACTTTATATCCCCGGATATTTATGTTCCGCTAAAATCTGCGCGGTTGACTATGGAGCAATATAAACGGCCGGGCAACCCTCTATTTATTCCTGAATACCGCCCTGGGGCCCAATCGGCCACCGAGGCGTTTTGGGCTTACGGACAATTGGATGCCATCTGTTTTTCACCTTTTGGGATAGATGACCTTGAGCCCGAAGAAGATGAGATTACCAAAACATATGAGGTGCTTAATCTCGCTAAGGATAAGATACTTGAAAACCGTGGCAAAGGTAACATGCTGGGAATCTACCTGGATTCAACCGATCGTGAACAACAATTTGATCTGAACGGATATCATATCAAGGTTTCGTTCGGGGGAGCATCGAATGCAGAGATGGCAAACATTGCTGTTGGTGTCAAAATCAAAAAGGAACAAGTAGCCGGAGGCCTGATAATAGCGAACGGTCCAGACGAATTTATTGTGATAGGAAAGAATATGAGTTTCAAGCTTCAACCCATCACTCCGGATATTAAAAAGTCGTTGTTGGATGTTGAGTTTATGGATGAAGGCTATTTTAAAGAGGGGAAGTGGATAACAACCAGGAGACTAAACGGCGATGAAGGAACCGGTGGCGGCGATTATGGCTTTGGATTTATGAATAATAAAAATGCCTATATTAAGTTTCAACGGCAAAAGGGCGACAAATACAGTCTGCTCAGGTTTAAGATAAGCAAATACAATTAA
- a CDS encoding YybH family protein: MSLLIKLSFLLLFAFKQTDYKADIEIIKASRAASNMAIAKHDVDGISKYWLPDFTQTIGRGITTTGKDSIAADWKQLFKINKTVAYVRTPVTITVGDNGIMAWETGTWIAINSYSKGGNYSAMWRKIDGSWKLQAELFVSLRKL, encoded by the coding sequence ATGTCGCTCCTCATTAAATTATCATTCCTATTGCTGTTTGCCTTTAAACAAACAGATTATAAAGCAGATATAGAAATTATTAAAGCTTCGAGGGCCGCTTCTAATATGGCTATTGCCAAACACGATGTCGACGGCATATCCAAATACTGGCTACCCGATTTTACGCAAACCATAGGCAGGGGAATTACCACCACCGGCAAGGATAGCATAGCAGCAGACTGGAAACAGTTATTTAAAATCAACAAAACCGTAGCATACGTACGTACTCCCGTAACCATTACCGTAGGCGATAACGGCATCATGGCCTGGGAAACCGGCACCTGGATAGCCATAAACTCCTACAGCAAAGGTGGCAATTACTCGGCCATGTGGCGCAAAATTGATGGCAGCTGGAAATTACAGGCGGAGTTGTTTGTATCATTAAGAAAACTTTAA